In Oryzihumus leptocrescens, the following are encoded in one genomic region:
- a CDS encoding TetR/AcrR family transcriptional regulator, whose product MPSVPMSSTKRPPGRPRRAATEQAIADAARVVLAREGVARMSIEQVAQEAGVAKTTVYRRWPSKVELAVDAVAATFDAITLTDQGSLLADLREGIGQAATLLSDPSISGAYAALLAESARDPHGVGTLVRGTLAEKLHGIVGDCVQRGIARGEIDPGSVDVDLLGDLVVGTVLHRALMTGSADAGFVEALIALLADVADARAQKRAGSR is encoded by the coding sequence ATGCCTTCCGTCCCCATGTCGAGCACCAAGCGCCCGCCCGGCCGGCCGCGGCGCGCCGCCACGGAGCAGGCCATCGCCGACGCCGCGCGCGTCGTGCTGGCCCGGGAGGGCGTGGCCCGCATGTCGATCGAGCAGGTGGCCCAGGAGGCGGGTGTGGCCAAGACCACGGTCTACCGCCGGTGGCCGAGCAAGGTCGAGCTCGCAGTCGACGCGGTGGCGGCGACGTTCGACGCGATCACCCTGACCGACCAGGGGTCGCTGCTCGCCGACCTGCGCGAGGGCATCGGCCAGGCCGCGACCCTGCTGTCCGACCCCTCCATCAGCGGCGCGTATGCCGCGCTGCTGGCCGAGAGCGCGCGCGACCCGCACGGGGTCGGCACCCTGGTGCGCGGCACGCTGGCCGAGAAGCTGCACGGCATCGTCGGGGACTGCGTGCAGCGCGGCATCGCCCGCGGCGAGATCGACCCGGGGTCGGTCGACGTCGACCTGCTCGGCGACCTCGTCGTCGGGACGGTGCTGCACCGCGCCCTGATGACCGGGTCGGCCGACGCCGGCTTCGTCGAGGCGCTGATCGCCCTGCTCGCCGACGTCGCCGACGCCCGGGCTCAGAAGCGGGCCGGCTCGCGGTAG
- a CDS encoding acyl-CoA mutase large subunit family protein, translating to MTSPQPSSAMPSDHGSGRSRWQERYDAAQARGLVRDADFTTLSGVAVDPVYGPSQEQVGADPDFDRIGWPGEFPFTRGLHATGYRGRAWTIRQFAGFGNAEQTNERYKMILARGGGGLSVAFDMPTLMGRDSDEPLSLGEVGHCGVAIDSAADMEVLFQGIPLGDVTTSMTISGPAVPVFCMYLVAAERQGVDIGVLNGTLQTDIFKEYIAQKEWLFAPEPHLRLIGDLMEYCAEKIPAYKPLSVSGYHIREAGSTAAQELAFTLADGFGYVELGLSRGLDVNTFAPGLSFFFDSHLDFFEEIAKFRAARRIWARWMRDVYGATSDKAQWLRFHTQTAGVSLTAQQPYNNVVRTAVEALAAVLGGTNSLHTNALDETLALPTEQAAEIALRTQQVIMEETGVVNVADPLGGSWYVEALTDKIEAEAEAIFDKILSMGATDLRAADTAGLTEQVRRSTGHATGGVWPMTSGILRGIEDGWFMSEIAESAFQYQTALEKGDKRVVGVNCHTESVSHELEILRVSHEVEREQVRVLAERKAGRDDAAVSAALARMLEVAESDGNMIPAMLDAVRAEATLGEICNALRDRWGIYREPARF from the coding sequence ATGACCTCCCCGCAGCCGTCCTCCGCCATGCCGTCCGACCACGGGTCCGGCCGTTCCCGCTGGCAGGAGCGCTACGACGCCGCCCAGGCCCGGGGGCTGGTGCGCGACGCGGACTTCACCACGCTGTCGGGCGTGGCGGTCGACCCGGTCTACGGGCCGAGCCAGGAGCAGGTCGGCGCGGACCCTGATTTCGACCGCATCGGCTGGCCGGGGGAGTTCCCGTTCACCCGCGGCCTGCACGCCACGGGCTACCGGGGCCGGGCGTGGACCATCCGGCAGTTCGCCGGCTTCGGCAACGCCGAGCAGACCAACGAGCGCTACAAGATGATCCTGGCCCGCGGCGGTGGCGGCCTTTCCGTCGCCTTCGACATGCCCACGCTCATGGGCCGCGACTCCGACGAACCGCTGTCCCTCGGCGAGGTCGGGCACTGCGGCGTGGCGATCGACTCGGCCGCGGACATGGAGGTGCTGTTCCAGGGCATCCCGCTCGGTGACGTCACCACCTCGATGACGATCAGCGGCCCGGCCGTGCCCGTCTTCTGCATGTACCTCGTCGCCGCCGAGCGGCAGGGCGTCGACATCGGCGTGCTCAACGGCACCCTGCAGACCGACATCTTCAAGGAGTACATCGCGCAGAAGGAGTGGCTGTTCGCCCCCGAGCCGCACCTGCGCCTGATCGGCGACCTCATGGAGTACTGCGCCGAGAAGATCCCGGCCTACAAGCCGCTGTCGGTCTCCGGCTACCACATCCGCGAGGCCGGCTCCACGGCCGCGCAGGAGCTGGCGTTCACCCTCGCCGACGGCTTCGGCTACGTCGAGCTGGGCCTGTCCCGCGGCCTGGACGTCAACACCTTCGCGCCCGGGCTGTCCTTCTTCTTCGACAGCCACCTGGACTTCTTCGAGGAGATCGCCAAGTTCCGCGCGGCCCGGCGCATCTGGGCCCGGTGGATGCGCGACGTCTACGGCGCGACCAGCGACAAGGCGCAGTGGCTGCGCTTCCACACCCAGACCGCCGGTGTCTCGCTCACCGCGCAGCAGCCCTACAACAACGTCGTGCGCACCGCCGTCGAGGCGCTCGCCGCGGTGCTGGGCGGCACCAACTCGTTGCACACCAACGCCCTCGACGAGACCCTCGCCCTGCCGACCGAGCAGGCCGCCGAGATCGCGCTGCGCACGCAGCAGGTGATCATGGAGGAGACCGGGGTGGTCAACGTCGCCGACCCGCTCGGTGGCAGCTGGTACGTCGAGGCCCTCACCGACAAGATCGAGGCCGAGGCCGAGGCCATCTTCGACAAGATCCTCTCGATGGGGGCGACGGACCTGCGCGCCGCCGACACCGCCGGCCTGACCGAGCAGGTGCGCCGCAGCACCGGACACGCCACCGGGGGCGTCTGGCCCATGACGAGCGGCATCCTGCGCGGCATCGAGGACGGCTGGTTCATGTCCGAGATCGCCGAGTCCGCCTTCCAGTACCAGACGGCGCTGGAGAAGGGCGACAAGCGGGTCGTCGGCGTCAACTGCCACACGGAGTCGGTCAGCCACGAGCTGGAGATCCTGCGGGTCAGCCACGAGGTCGAGCGCGAGCAGGTGCGCGTGCTCGCCGAGCGCAAGGCGGGCCGGGACGACGCGGCCGTGTCGGCGGCGCTGGCGCGGATGCTCGAGGTCGCCGAGTCCGACGGCAACATGATCCCGGCGATGCTGGACGCCGTGCGGGCCGAGGCCACGCTGGGCGAGATCTGCAACGCGTTGCGCGACCGCTGGGGGATCTACCGCGAGCCGGCCCGCTTCTGA